One window of Pseudomonas urmiensis genomic DNA carries:
- a CDS encoding AAA domain-containing protein has protein sequence MRINYLSPRGVLEVEHAALRELEAKLPRGWGAYAAFRLITRGSKQPLDIDLLLLTPNRILVVELKNWSGDISYSSGQWFHRGAAMPSPVDTTDNKARVLKQLIQEKIPSLKVPFIESLVVLCHPKCRLISFPDEQRRFVTTLPEFVHVASEGTRYKMRFPDIPPKWNYRSADPLPHRQQYNTIFSNSNPSVLKRRTVLHGFEQIEDHADYVHPRNIWSEFLAEHQENRSSKALLRKWNFEELAAGGTSTVERQTIGLRELRLNEALRIQAPGLHEDLLEPIGSATADDITTNFVEAYRLPTGIERLSEHLERNSNKSEQDRRLLAKSILARFSKLHALGIAHRDITKRTLWVLEPSRVILSTFAAARVPQAQTVGVHRVELETGSIELPEDEGVAAQARSIDPFARDVFLLGVLVYEMLESRELERLNNVPVYDDAVTLVVPALAPWYAKAMDLDPKTRYHNASEALDALNDCLSVDAGPDVCAEDFEGYETDASLITLPIKHTISTHPTKMVYESEQNGERVLVKCWPQLKYDPKYLARNLRLLAFLQQARSMRQSGFDAAPDVLDFGLSMFGLMLVTRWAEGQTLTEWLANNPEGRHRALVAHAVLNAVQRLHALGLSHGDVKADNIIVSQAAEAQMPQVVLVDIPDLSADGDEGVTVGTVPPALECASPLHRDAFAVCMLVLTLLPEDFTATRSDVNRAIELVDTLPPLDLLAETLQDELYPKQRSISTFKATLKRRGRSGSSSLDLVSNNGEYSVRATRHAETGHVRFNIVGVRQELYIKYDPKEDAVLGSAVKDVDHIEFVSAHRSKAFSLNGEIHVTFAEEADVTALAGLLYELYRANVLDDLVGNDAAVALGADPYARQSGGSSSQRVSATALWSALSDTDEMNVTKITVRQGAKQFSPDSEEWVIPFDCEAGVLDFSEGEGIELMERGVDPIDGSDRWFTVGWVSPDLGRDVMRVRSKNMRFSPKTGDILHVRGTFEKAASERRVAAMKRVLAGGGLIPSLVDYFDPDTERMPKCQVAIDLGDLSKYELNPSQEEALRTALSYGPISLLQGPPGTGKTKFIASFVHLLLSRGLAHNILLVSQSHEAVNNAMDKVAGSLRASSMDVPMVRVGLQSMVSPGLRNVQEDSLRQRYRESFDAEITDRVRAAGVAMGLPEGYVRSATKLHITLGPMLQSIDHLIHTINETDSEDPSAKEHLRRLRRVFVEVAERQFGIQASTGNDAASLRNLIGQKLESLAQQHGSPSPAKCARLEQIALLSMEFSQVLRSPRSNYTAFLARSSSIVAGTCVGVGKQALGITEVPYDWVIVDEAARASPMELVVAMQAGKRVLLVGDHLQLPPSYPRAVEDQASALLGMQRKDFRRMNNFQRAFSSNYGQSVGRTLRVQYRMAEHINRLVSHCFYADALEVGRAPPGAEYEKLPGFLASQVVWVDTQDQGREAFHRPAGTHEGALVNEQEALAVVEVVRAILTSAGFLEQVQEQEGEHEPIIGVIAMYSDQRDMIREKLEQAEWASGLRHCFSVGTVDSYQGKENRIIVLSVVRNDTSENIGFLSDPERINVAMSRSKDRLVIVTSSAMWRSRTETPMKSVLDEVERLAEKKLATFVPSKDLKRSLSNA, from the coding sequence TTGCGTATCAACTACCTTAGCCCCCGAGGTGTTCTGGAGGTTGAGCATGCGGCGCTGCGAGAGCTCGAAGCGAAGCTACCCCGCGGATGGGGTGCCTATGCAGCATTTAGATTGATTACGCGAGGCTCTAAACAGCCACTGGATATTGACCTGCTTCTATTGACGCCCAATAGGATCCTGGTCGTGGAGTTGAAGAACTGGTCAGGTGACATTTCCTACTCGTCCGGCCAGTGGTTCCATCGCGGCGCAGCCATGCCATCACCTGTCGACACAACAGATAACAAAGCTCGCGTTTTGAAGCAGCTCATTCAGGAGAAGATCCCTTCCCTAAAGGTGCCTTTCATTGAATCGCTGGTAGTGCTCTGCCATCCCAAGTGCCGGCTGATTAGCTTTCCGGACGAGCAGCGCCGCTTCGTCACAACGCTCCCCGAGTTCGTGCATGTGGCCTCAGAAGGGACGCGCTACAAGATGCGCTTCCCCGACATTCCCCCGAAATGGAACTATCGGTCCGCAGACCCCTTGCCCCACCGGCAGCAGTACAACACGATATTTTCCAATTCCAACCCGTCGGTGCTTAAGCGCCGCACCGTGCTGCATGGCTTTGAGCAGATTGAGGATCATGCGGACTACGTACATCCGCGCAATATCTGGTCGGAGTTCCTGGCCGAGCACCAAGAGAACCGAAGCTCAAAAGCGCTGCTGCGAAAGTGGAATTTCGAAGAGCTTGCCGCCGGCGGCACGTCCACCGTCGAGCGACAGACAATCGGCCTTCGCGAGCTGCGCTTGAATGAGGCGCTGCGGATCCAGGCACCAGGGCTTCATGAAGATCTGCTAGAACCGATCGGCTCCGCGACGGCTGACGACATCACTACCAACTTCGTTGAAGCGTACCGACTTCCAACGGGTATTGAACGTCTCTCCGAGCACTTAGAGCGCAACAGCAACAAGAGCGAGCAAGACCGACGCTTATTGGCCAAAAGCATCCTGGCGCGCTTCTCGAAACTACACGCACTGGGAATTGCTCATCGCGACATCACTAAACGTACGCTGTGGGTGCTCGAACCGTCCCGTGTGATCCTGTCTACATTCGCTGCCGCGCGGGTGCCCCAGGCACAGACCGTGGGCGTTCATCGTGTCGAGCTGGAAACCGGGTCTATCGAACTACCGGAAGATGAAGGCGTCGCCGCACAGGCTCGCTCAATTGATCCCTTCGCTCGTGACGTATTCCTGCTCGGGGTGCTGGTCTACGAGATGCTGGAGAGCCGCGAGTTAGAAAGACTCAACAACGTACCGGTCTATGACGATGCAGTCACACTCGTTGTTCCAGCTTTGGCGCCGTGGTACGCCAAAGCCATGGACCTGGATCCTAAAACGCGCTACCACAATGCTTCCGAGGCGCTCGACGCGTTGAACGACTGTTTGTCGGTTGATGCTGGACCGGACGTATGTGCTGAAGATTTCGAGGGCTATGAGACCGACGCCAGTCTAATAACCCTCCCTATTAAACATACCATTTCGACTCATCCCACCAAGATGGTTTACGAGTCGGAGCAGAACGGTGAGCGGGTACTGGTGAAGTGTTGGCCACAACTCAAGTACGACCCGAAGTATCTAGCGCGCAATCTACGCTTGCTCGCTTTCCTCCAGCAAGCTAGGTCTATGCGGCAGTCAGGGTTCGATGCAGCCCCAGACGTCTTGGATTTTGGCTTGAGCATGTTTGGCTTGATGCTGGTCACGCGATGGGCAGAAGGACAGACGCTAACCGAGTGGCTGGCAAACAACCCAGAGGGGAGGCACCGTGCCCTCGTCGCGCACGCAGTCCTCAATGCCGTGCAGCGTCTCCACGCCTTGGGGCTGTCCCACGGTGATGTCAAAGCAGATAACATCATCGTATCGCAGGCGGCGGAGGCACAGATGCCGCAGGTCGTGCTGGTAGACATCCCAGACCTAAGCGCCGATGGAGACGAAGGGGTAACGGTTGGTACGGTGCCTCCGGCTCTGGAGTGCGCATCCCCGCTTCACCGTGACGCATTTGCAGTGTGCATGCTTGTACTGACGCTGTTGCCTGAGGATTTCACGGCCACGCGAAGCGACGTGAATCGGGCTATTGAGTTGGTAGACACACTGCCGCCGCTGGACTTGCTGGCCGAGACGCTGCAGGACGAGCTTTACCCAAAACAGCGTTCAATCTCGACGTTCAAGGCAACCCTAAAGCGCCGCGGTCGTAGTGGTTCTTCGTCTTTGGACCTGGTCTCCAACAATGGCGAATACTCGGTGCGCGCGACTCGGCATGCCGAAACTGGACACGTTCGATTTAACATCGTCGGGGTGCGACAAGAGCTCTATATCAAATACGACCCAAAAGAGGACGCTGTGCTTGGCTCCGCAGTTAAGGATGTCGACCATATCGAGTTCGTCAGCGCCCACCGCAGCAAGGCCTTCTCTCTGAACGGAGAGATTCACGTCACTTTTGCAGAGGAGGCCGACGTCACCGCACTCGCCGGTTTGCTGTACGAACTCTACCGCGCGAATGTGCTGGATGATCTGGTAGGCAATGACGCGGCCGTGGCACTCGGTGCCGACCCCTACGCTCGCCAGTCCGGAGGCTCGTCCTCGCAAAGAGTATCGGCAACAGCGCTCTGGAGCGCGCTATCCGATACCGATGAGATGAACGTCACGAAGATTACGGTGCGGCAAGGGGCGAAGCAATTCTCACCTGATAGCGAGGAGTGGGTCATCCCCTTCGACTGCGAGGCGGGCGTACTCGATTTCTCGGAGGGCGAAGGCATCGAATTGATGGAACGCGGCGTTGACCCTATCGACGGCAGCGACCGATGGTTTACTGTCGGCTGGGTCTCACCCGACCTTGGACGCGACGTGATGCGGGTGCGCTCCAAGAATATGCGCTTCTCGCCGAAGACAGGAGACATATTGCACGTCCGCGGTACCTTCGAAAAGGCAGCGTCTGAGCGGCGGGTCGCAGCAATGAAGCGGGTGCTCGCGGGCGGAGGCCTCATTCCTTCGCTTGTTGACTACTTCGATCCGGACACCGAACGAATGCCGAAGTGCCAGGTCGCGATTGACCTAGGTGACCTCAGTAAATACGAACTGAACCCCTCTCAGGAAGAGGCATTGCGGACCGCTCTATCCTATGGACCAATTTCACTGCTGCAGGGGCCACCAGGAACGGGGAAGACCAAATTCATTGCGTCGTTTGTTCACCTGCTGCTGTCGCGAGGGCTGGCTCATAACATCTTGCTGGTCAGCCAATCACATGAGGCAGTGAACAATGCCATGGACAAAGTGGCTGGTTCGCTGCGTGCGTCGAGCATGGATGTGCCTATGGTGCGTGTCGGCCTTCAATCAATGGTGTCGCCCGGACTCCGTAACGTCCAAGAGGATTCGCTACGTCAGCGCTACCGCGAAAGCTTTGACGCGGAAATCACGGATCGTGTGCGAGCGGCGGGCGTGGCTATGGGGCTTCCAGAGGGTTACGTGCGTTCCGCAACGAAGCTTCACATCACACTGGGTCCGATGCTCCAGAGCATTGACCACCTCATACACACGATAAACGAGACCGATAGTGAGGATCCCTCGGCTAAGGAGCACTTGCGACGGCTCAGGCGGGTGTTCGTCGAGGTCGCGGAGCGTCAGTTCGGCATTCAGGCATCGACCGGAAATGACGCCGCCAGCCTACGTAACTTAATAGGCCAAAAACTCGAATCGTTGGCTCAACAGCACGGCTCACCGAGTCCGGCTAAATGCGCTCGGTTAGAGCAGATCGCTCTTCTATCGATGGAGTTTTCCCAGGTGCTACGTAGCCCACGCTCCAACTACACCGCTTTCCTCGCACGCAGCTCCAGCATTGTGGCAGGCACCTGCGTAGGCGTTGGCAAGCAGGCACTGGGCATCACAGAGGTTCCCTACGACTGGGTCATCGTCGACGAGGCCGCACGGGCATCCCCGATGGAACTTGTTGTCGCGATGCAAGCGGGAAAGCGCGTGCTACTGGTGGGCGATCACCTACAACTGCCGCCGTCGTACCCCCGCGCCGTTGAGGACCAAGCGTCGGCCCTACTGGGAATGCAGCGAAAGGACTTCCGGCGGATGAACAATTTCCAACGTGCGTTCTCATCGAATTACGGCCAATCGGTGGGAAGAACTTTACGCGTGCAATACCGTATGGCAGAGCACATCAACCGACTCGTATCGCACTGCTTCTACGCGGATGCACTTGAGGTCGGACGCGCGCCTCCAGGAGCAGAGTACGAGAAGCTGCCCGGATTTCTCGCCTCGCAGGTTGTGTGGGTAGATACCCAAGATCAGGGTCGAGAGGCCTTTCACCGGCCGGCTGGTACCCACGAAGGTGCGCTCGTGAACGAGCAGGAAGCCTTGGCCGTCGTGGAAGTGGTTCGAGCAATCCTGACCTCAGCCGGTTTTTTGGAACAGGTCCAGGAGCAGGAAGGTGAGCATGAGCCCATCATCGGTGTGATCGCCATGTACTCTGATCAGCGCGACATGATCCGGGAGAAGCTCGAGCAAGCTGAATGGGCATCCGGGCTTCGTCACTGCTTCTCAGTTGGTACAGTGGATAGCTATCAGGGCAAGGAGAACCGCATCATCGTGCTCTCAGTTGTCCGCAACGACACCAGCGAGAACATTGGTTTTTTGAGCGATCCAGAGCGCATCAACGTTGCCATGTCTCGATCAAAGGACCGGTTGGTGATCGTCACTTCCTCGGCCATGTGGCGTTCTCGGACGGAAACGCCGATGAAAAGCGTGCTCGACGAAGTCGAACGCCTCGCGGAAAAAAAACTAGCCACGTTCGTGCCATCCAAGGACCTGAAGCGGAGCCTGTCCAATGCGTGA